The Rhizobium sp. ACO-34A genome segment CCGTGTTCTCGCATGGCCGTCGAATTCCTGCGCCAGCGCCGCCATGCCGCCGGCAAATGCGGCGGCAGCACCCACGCCCTGCCCTGCCCGCAGGATGTCGATCAGCCAGATCGACGGCGCCAGACCGAGCGCCAGCGAGAAGCCGACGAACAAGCCGAGCCCTATCAGGAACACGCGTCTTCTGCCGTAACGGTCGGCCAGCGCACCGGCCGCCATCAGCAGACTGCCGAAGGCCAGCATGAAGGCATTGGTGATCCAGGTGAGGCTTTCGGGCGAACCGCCCAGGTCGAGGCCAATGGCCGGCGTGGCGACCGCGCCGGCCGTGAAGCTCAAGGGGAGGGTGAGGCCGGCGAGGCACACCGCCGCCAGAACCGAATTGCGGCTGGCAGGCGGGCGGGGAGGGATATCGTTCATGCGGGCTCCGATGCTGGGACATGTTCCCGCGGCCCAGAAGCGCAGCGCGTCCATCCGGACGCACGGCACTCCAGCTTGTTGAAGCTACGCATCGAGCTTTCCGAAAATCGTTTCCGGTTTTCGGGCCGATGCGCTGGAGCCGCGTATCGGGCGCATTTTCTTGATGTTATCGGAAGTCGATAATCAGCCTCATGGTCCTTTCATTGCGGATCGATATTCTCTAATCCTTGAACATGGACAAGCTGAGCGAGATCTTTGCCTTCGTGCGCGTTGCCGAGCGGCTGAACTTTGCCAGGGCCGGGCAGAGCCTCGGCCTGTCCGCTTCCGCGGTCGGCAAGAGCGTTGCGCGTCTGGAAGTCTCGCTTGGTGTGCGACTGTTCAACCGCACCACGCGTCAGGTCTCGTTGACCGATGAAGGGCAGATGCTGTTCAAGCGCTACAGCGCCATATTGACGGACCTGCAGGACGCCCATGAAGCGGTGAACGGAGAGATGGCCGCGCCGCGCGGCAGCCTGCGGGTGACGCTGCCGACCATCGGCTATCGCTTCCTGCTCCCCATCATCCCGGAGTTTCGCCGGCGTTATCCGGAGATCGATCTGGAGTTCGACTTCAACGACAGGCAGGTCGACCTGATCGAGGGCGGGTTCGATGCCGCGATCCGCAGCGGCAAGCTCGATGACTCCAGCCTGATGTCGCGACGCCTCGGTCCCTTCCGTCTGATGCTGTGTGGATCGCCCGACTACTTCAGGCGAATGGGGACGCCCTTGCATCCCGACCAGCTTCAGGAACACGAGGCGCTGCGCTTCCGCTTCCCGACCTCGGCGAGGTTTCAGGAGTGGCGGCTGGCGAACGGCGACAATCCCCTGTCGACGATGCGGATTGCGCTGACCTGCGGCAACATGGAAGCGATCCGGGCCGCCGCGATCGACGGCCTCGGCCTTGCCTACATGCCGGAGTTCCTGGCGGCGGATGCGATCCGCGACGGCTTGCTCGAAGCGGTCCTGCAGGAACACCTCGCAGCACCCGGCCACTTCTCGATCCTCTGGCCATCCGCCCGGTTCATGACCCCAAGGCTCCGGGCGTTCATCGATTTCGTCGCCGAGAGATTGTTCCGCGAGGCCTGACCGGGGCGGTTGCCGGGAAGGGCCAATATTGATTCTGCCCAAAAGGGGAGGGGGAGGGGTAGGGGGACGTGCCCGACCACGGTCGCCATGACGGAGCAGGATGCCCCGGGTTTCAACGAGACAGTCGGCATCGATCTGAGGCGTTGGATGCCGGCCAACGTTGACAGCTGTCAACGGGCCTCTTGTCGAGGGGACATGCCTGCCGGCGCTCTTG includes the following:
- a CDS encoding LysR family transcriptional regulator, whose product is MDKLSEIFAFVRVAERLNFARAGQSLGLSASAVGKSVARLEVSLGVRLFNRTTRQVSLTDEGQMLFKRYSAILTDLQDAHEAVNGEMAAPRGSLRVTLPTIGYRFLLPIIPEFRRRYPEIDLEFDFNDRQVDLIEGGFDAAIRSGKLDDSSLMSRRLGPFRLMLCGSPDYFRRMGTPLHPDQLQEHEALRFRFPTSARFQEWRLANGDNPLSTMRIALTCGNMEAIRAAAIDGLGLAYMPEFLAADAIRDGLLEAVLQEHLAAPGHFSILWPSARFMTPRLRAFIDFVAERLFREA